Below is a window of Paramisgurnus dabryanus chromosome 20, PD_genome_1.1, whole genome shotgun sequence DNA.
ATCTTCACTTAATGAGCACTAGGTTTCATATAACACATTGTGTCAGTCTGACTCAACATGTTTTTATTCAGACCAATAAGGTGAGCAAATGTTCACCTAAACTAGATTCGAGGTCAAACATTTTAATGAGGTCCTCAATCTCCAGTTAATGTGTAGCTGCTGTAATTCAAGCTATTTATTCACAGACTAAAGTGCTGCCAGGCAATCATTGTCTCACAGCTAATCATAAACACAGTCAAGTCTATAGGATTTACCCGTTGCTGTTATTTCAGTAAATACAGTATAGCTGATTACATTTTGCATGCACTGATTCAAGACATTTTAGTTAACCATAGTGCCAGTTTTACTTTTTGCTGCCGTAAGATATCTCTCAGTGCCATTattgcaaaaacattaaaaattcatcAGTATCCTTAAATGAAGCATAGCTATTTTATcatgacatatttttttaatctgcAATCTGAGTAACTTTTATATGGACTACAGTAGTTAGATAATATATTTAGCTAAAATTGAACATGTCCTTTCCTTCTTGAGCTTCTTATCAAAGGTCTCATGCAAACAATATATTAACATGAATACATATACAAGTCAACTAACCCCATTTGTACTACAGTTGCAGTGTTTCTGCTATATACATTCAActgtggcggcccgccactcctaaaacatccccgccacgcctgcggttgtggatagaagggatacagcaaacgaaatctcgttggatgagcactgttttatcctaatcctttaaccaaacccaactctaaacacaaaatttcacacgattgtaggatgtatttgtatccaatttagccagaaccgctgttttcatcctaataatcctacctccaaatctaatccttaacttttcggcatttgctgtatcccttctagacaaaacccacagcgtgaaaattataaaaaaatacatgttagtttactgtagcatatattctacattatttttttttttacatttataatcatcatgggcgccccctgccgccacagctgaaaaaaaatcctagaggaaacactgagTTGATATAGCGGCCCCATTCTGAGACACAACATGGCACCAATAAGCTATTCTAATGTGTCAAGATATGACAATGTAAGAAAATAGTGGTCATGAAAGTGGTTGTGTTGATCTGTAACATGCCTTGCTCCATGTGGAAAAGAATGAGTCGAGCCAGGATAACCTTCATGATGGCCTCCCCATGCCCTGTGGGAGAGACGGCCCCAGTCATGTTATCTGCATAACCACCACACCCTGAGAAAAAGACGTAGAGAAAAAGACCCTGAGTGACATCTTTCCTTTACTGTACACATAAAAACATAGCAGGAGATGTAACAACCTCTccactttgaaaaaaaaaaacacttggaAGACTGGGGTTTTCTCTTCAATTGTCACTCAATACTTAagattaaataatataataatacatcaataaaaaagtgagaaaaactgaaacataaaaacaaaaatataaaagtgaTCTATTCGGTGAAAATCTAGCTAAATACAACTTAATTTTCCTGTTCTCCCAgctctatttttttttatcattaactACTTTGTACTGTATGTGGTTCTCTCCGGTTAAAATGTGTCCTGAGAGAATGTGTATGTGAAGAGTGATGCAGTTGTGTGCTGAACTGGGGATTAGATCTGTGGTTTGAATATTAACTCAGCAGGCAACAAGCTCCCATGAGCAGCTGATTATTACACACATTCTTTCATGTCCAAAGGTCAAAGTTCAGACCCTCTCACATCAACTGTGTATTAAGTGTTTTAGTCAAATTAAAGACCCTCAAACACTACAAAGAAGCATGTATAAATTAACCAACACATGGTATGAATTTACCAATACATGCTGTGTCTCCTACACGACCCTCCATTTTATTTATCAAGCCACCAGTGGATGTGGCACAGGCAGTATTTCCCTCTATATCCACGGCCACTGCGCCTACTGTTCCCATCTTGCCCCTGAAACAAACAAATGAACAAGAATTCACAAACACCTCACAATTTACTACATtcgaagaaataaataaaaaatgagtgGGGCAAACGACAACCTTTTTGTGCAACCTCTGAATTATAAAAAGTTATCAACACATAACAAACCACAATAACAACACacataaaatcacaaaaaaaatactgAGCCATATTTTATGCCTTATGGGAAGCCTTATTagtctttttaaaatcttgtcctttgtatatttataaatcaaacaggcaTGAGATATATCTACAGCTCACAGTCAATTACATTATAAACATGCATAACAAGGCACAAACCAGCATCTGAAAAAATCAGTTCTTTGCCTCCAGCTCAATGTAAGGCTGTTTCTCATGCGTTCCTGTCTGTACTTGTGTGGATTTATGATAGctaagtttcccagaatgcatttcgcatTAACAGCAACAGAGCTGAAAACTTGCGCAATATTCAAAATATTACTTTTTCATTGTCataaagtgtagttttaagagctATTTAAGCGAAACTATAGATGTATAAAATTAAAATCTGTGCGCAGCCGCTGGCTCAGTGTCGCTGCTCTGCTGCTCGGTGTCGGAGGGACAAACATGAAATATGCCCTTTGGATATATCTAACTGGCAAGTTTTGGTCTTATCTACTTATTTCTCTTTATTATTCATATGAAGTAAAGTATTTGGTTGTATCATTTTAGCTAAGGTTAAaagaaagtttatcatttaaattacataaattttcTATACAATCTTAACGCTGTACTAAATCACTGCCTTTGTATATTTAACTGGATTTTTCGTGTGCttatttcatgttgttacaaaccttttgtccttttttaataatgtttttttcatattctattttgtaataaatatatcaaagCTAATCAGCATATGCATGTGTTGCCAAAactacatatttatattttctgtGCTAAATACTAATGAAATGTTGCAGCATAGTTGTGACCAATAGGAACTTTAATCTATGCGGCCATAGAAAACCTTTGTATAGTATTGACTACCTGAATTGGCCGCAACCATTTCTGTCAAAGCAGCActttataagattttaatacaTGAAAGCTTTACATTTGGCATTCCACAGGGTTGGCGCCTGGCTGCAGGTTCTCCTTCCAGCGCATTCTGGCATAGTCTGTGATGAGCGACTCTTCAGGCACTTCTGGAACACCCATGGCTCTGGCAAACTTAGAGGCCCCTTCAGCTGTCAGGCACAAGTGGCTGGTCTCCAGAGAGAAGACGTACATCCTCAGTTCAAGTATTTATCCTAACTTTTAATCTTAAAATGTTGATAACATTCCTGTATTCAGGAAATCATCAAATCATGATTCCTCTTGGATGATACCTTCTCCATGACAAGCCTAGCCAGTTGCACTGGGTTAGCCACCCTCCTGACTGCTGACACAGAACCACTGGCTAGTGTTTTTCCATCCATCACAATGGCATCCATCTCCACCTCTCCATTCACATTTAGGACTGATCCTCGacctaaaatattttaaaacaagcattttttttctgtttttggctATATCAGGTCTGACCATCTGTgtgataaatgaataaatgtactAAGACATTTGTAATTGAATGTATAAGTAATtaagtataaaaaaatacaagtatACCTGCATTATATATTGGGTTGTTCTCCATCAGGGTCACAGCTTCTACCACAGCATCCATGGCACTACCACCAGCTTGGAGGATGGCATACCCCGCTCTGACCGCTTCTCTCACTCCGGCACAGGAGATTTCAGCCTTGTCTTTAGGTATATTACCAGCACCTCCATGCACTACTATAACAGGCAACATATCTGACCTTACCTGATCATTTAGTGATGAgacaaaattaaaagtttttacaAATCCAACAATTTTAAAACGTTAGCTTTTCCAAGCTTCTAAAGTTAgtgaaatacatttatattcagTATAATTTTTCCAAAGTGACTTTACATCTTTAGGTCAACACAGTCATCATCTTTTGTTATGCAAGTAATGTGTTATTTTACGAATGCATATGCATATTGTTTGGTTTGATGTAAGAAACCCCAAACATTAAACGAACTTTAAAGATTTACCAAACAGAAAATAATGCAGTGCTAAACGGCTATATACATTACTCGCGTACGAAAAACAATCCTGCGGTCAGTTTAAATGAGTCAGGAACTAAGAATAATATGCGACATTTTCATGCTGAGATTTCATAAAAGGTTTAACAATATACATTTTTCTCACCAAATTCACGACAGAATAACACAAAAAGGTGCACACGGGACAATTTCGTGGATGAGGTGTCAGACAGTGTCACGTGTATAGTGGTCACGAGGGCAAGAAATCGTACGTCATTTAGCCTGCAAATAAAAACAAGCCAAAATAAAAGTCGTCTTTTCAACTCGAGATCCTTCCATTAGGGCACTACAACGGCGCCAAAAACAATGACAATGTTGCAAAAACGATGACAATGTTGCAAGCTACGACAAGGGctataatgaaaaaataaaaaacaaatttataTTACATAACCACATGTGGTTGTGTaatatcatatttattttatactttatattctaaaaatatttattttatattttctcaTTCTTTCTTAtagacattaattattttgtattatcCTTCCCCACTATTCTCCTCACATTTAAACTTCTGATTGCGTCCTGATTTTACACAATTCTTTAGCCTACTTCTGTGCTCATGCACGAATCGGGCTTGGTGAATCTGAAAGCGTTGGCTGCTGATAGATGAGGCGCGTCACCAGCTCGCTGTGATTGGAGGGAACATGGGATGCTGTGTGCTCGTACAGCAAGCCCCCATTCTCAAATGAGAGTGCGCGTCTCCGTTTAGAGAAGGCGTGCGCGCGCTTGAGGGGCTGCGGTCCCATTGACTATTCCGTCTCCCTGACAGCGGCAGCATCAGCACCGCGGACTCGGAAAACAGAGCGCCGCACGGACTCCGCCTTTGCTCCCATCATCCCACCAAGAGTCCAAGCGCCGAGTCAGGTTCATCTCTAGCCGGAGACCAGAGACAGGACCCTCGTCGACTGACATATCCTCTGGATCAGATATGGACTACCCTTAACTGGAACTGGAGGGGAGAGGCAGGCAGGCGGGCGGGGGGTGGGGGGGAGACAGAGAGGAGAAAAAGCCGTATAGGAAGAGAAGCACAACCGTGGGTGCCCGCAACGATGAAAGGTTCGCCACGCTTGCGAGAACCGCAGATAAGCCATCGGACTATGTCCTGAAAAGCGGTTTACATAGCTGGGATTTTGTACCGATCATACGAGTCGCCAAGCAGGGGTAAAATATGTCCGCCTCGGTGGGGCCCCGCGGCGGCCCTCGCCCACCCACCGCGCAAAGCTCTCTACCCGAGCTCCCGGACCTCAGTCACCTCACCGAGGAGGAGAGGAAAATTATCATGGCTGTGATGATTCGGCAGAAGGAAGAAGAGGAGAAGGATGAGGCCATGTTAAAGTAAGGCATGATGCTTTATTGGAAGACCTTAGGAAAATAGGTTGGGATTATTTCTGTgggtgcattttttttttacacagccTACTAATAAAGCCTACACCTGTGCTCCTGTATGTGTgatgtacgtgtgtgtgtgtgggggggggggtatgATGTGTATTGCATTTATATCTCTATCAGCCTCTGATCGTGGTGCTGTCACGGATGAGCACCGCTGTATTTGTATAACTGTATATACTGGCCTAAAATGCTTAGTTCACAGTTAGCCAGAAGTCTTTTGGGATCTAACACTATGATCTTAGTGATGGGTGCATGGAAAGATGGTCAGGTGAATGGTCACAGGTAACGTTGGTAAAGGGagaggggcgtgtctactaaagcTGACCAGCACTAGAAAGACTTTACACACAATTGCCTGACCTTATTATACAATACTGTACGTTCATGAACGACCCATCACTACAGTACATCCTTAAATCGCCATGAGCTTGTTTCCCACCTTACTAGTTTAGATTTACTCAGAAGCCAGGCTATGAATGACGTTTAATCACGCCACGTGCTGTCACGTTCTAATTGTATTTAATCGATTGATCGTGCTATTAAAAGAGGACATTGATTGTTATAACGCTGCATTTAACAACCGGTTTCGGGATTCTCGTCCGGTCACGACAACATTTCCACGCCTCGTCATCGTTACCGTCAGGATCCCGTTAACCCGTTCAATGAACGCCTCGTGTTAACGTCACTGACACAAGCTTGTGTAAGAGCACCAGTCATGGACATTATGTTTCTAGCGTGCATTTATTTCTCTGCCCTAAATCCACTTTGATTGTTTCACACTGTTACAGTTTCGACTACCCTGTTACCTGTACACAGAAGGTCTTTGAACCTTTTAAATCAGGACCCCTTGATGGATAAGAAAAGCAGCAGAAACCAGTGCAAACtgtgaaattgtattataaaaTCGAATATTTTAAGTATGTAATAACGTGAACATTGCCATACAAATAGGTTTACTGGTATTAATATAATCCCTCTAAGCATGCAAAATCATgagataacattttaattattatgttAATGTAGGAACTTTACtcaatttaaatgtattaatatttattgcattttgtagatgctaaattacataaaaataatattataatgtatttttattggaTTGAATACAGTATTTGGAGGACCCCATCAGTATCACAATGGACCCTCTTTAAAAACTTTTGCAGTTAACTGATTTTCTTTCCTCAAACTCTTAAACAGTCATTCTCATGATTTGTCAGCAATCACAACGGGTTAGTTTTAAAcagagttttatttttaatggcTAATTGTGGTTAAAATGGCCTCTTTGTGTCTCaaataatatttacatttagcagacactttaaagtccctgtaaagtcaATCCTGAAAattgttatgaaagtaaaaaagttTAACTGTGAAGACTGTAAGCGATAGTACTGAATTACAGAGTTAGATTGGCTAGATTGTTAAAAAGTTTTACACCATTTCTGATTTTTAGGCGCGCCTGAAAGCTAGCTCAATGAACCGCTCATATGACTGCACATGGCCCCGCCCTTAACACAATCACaggcatccattcaggttgtagtcatatttgaaagttgagagagacAGTGTTACGAGATTTTTGGTTTCTGAGATATTCTGTTTCACTGGGCGGAGCCTACGTgaatattcatatatatatatatgaatagagagagagagagagagagagagagagagagagagagagagagagagagagagagagagagagagagagaattttaAGCTCCACCCATGAAATCCAATATCTCAGAACCCAAAATCATGTAACACagcgagtgggcgtggtttcagcgtTGAAAGCAAACACGCCACTAGCATTTGAGAGGGGAGAATCCTACCTTTCAaaattttgataacttattttatttattttttaatcaaatttgtCTGTGTGGATAATATTATGTTACTGTGGTGTCACAAactcaaaaaatatgtaatatctGACTTTACAGGGACTTCAATCCAAAGTGACTAACAGTACATTCAgtctatacatttattttataacttCGTAATTtttgggatcaaacccatgaccttctgTTGCTAGCTCAATGATTTACTCAAtgctatttttatattttaaatgtgaggATTGTTTCTTGGCTTCCTGTCCACTTGCCATTTACAGGCCATCATTGTTCATATTACACTGGTGCACCTTAATATTTCAAATCAGATTTACTGTATGCACTTAAATTGGTTCACTGAGCATCTACAATCAATAACTTAACCACTACTTTTCCTTTAGTACCCATATAAAATGATCATGCACTTTGCATTTGATTTCTATTTCAGTCTTTGTGTGTGTACACGTTCGCAAAAAAGTTTCAAGATACGTTTACGAGAATGATCACTGAAGATATTTTTAGTGAGAAAACACGGGTCACCACAAAATCGTTATCTCAGTAAGAAAGACAGGTGGATTTATGGATAAGTGTATAGACAAACAACCTCTCTGGTTTGTTGTTGTCCAGTGTTGTTGTTCATTGGTGAACATTTCCTCGCTCTTAAACAGAACCTCTGTCCTGCTGTCAAAGCTAGAGGTCAGACTCACAAAGTAAACTTAATGATTTAGGCATTCAGAACTTGGAGAAACAATACTGTATGTGGTAGCTTAGGAAGAACATGTTGATTGATACTAAAAATGATAAATGTTTTGTTATGATGATGCATGTATTACTTTTAAATGATCAGGGCATAGATAGATTGTAGACATTTGTTCAGAGAAATTTACTGTGATTGTCTAACCTGTGTAAGTACCCTGTTTTACAGAGAGGAGAAGCCCATACAAGCAAAAACTGTAAACTTGGTCGGGAACAAGAAACCCCCTCAGCAGAATGACATCAGGTAAAAGACTTAAAAGTTAAAAACTCCCCTGCGTtcagatgtaaaaaaaactaatacaCATCATAAAGGCTGGAACTTTTCCTGTATGCATCTGTCTTAAGGTCTGTTTATGTACTAAGTTGTGTATTGATCGTCATGCTGTGTTCGTTTCAGAGGAGTTGCTCTGTGCTGATGTTTTCTTGAATGAATTTTTGTCATGAATCAGATTGGATAGAAGTATTTCACAGTCACATGACTATTTTCTGCCAAACACATACTGGTATCTGTAAAACTGAATTGTAGGACTGGCAGTGCATACCCAAACTGCCCTTGTTCTTTCAGTCAAGAAGAGCAGGAGGACTGTTATATGGTTCAGGTCTCTCTCCCACTGtatgtctctctctttctagtCTCTGGATGGGTCAGATGGTCTGAAAGGCTTAGGATTAGGGGGCAAGTTGGCTAAAGCACATCTGCTTTTAAGGATTTG
It encodes the following:
- the asrgl1 gene encoding isoaspartyl peptidase/L-asparaginase is translated as MLPVIVVHGGAGNIPKDKAEISCAGVREAVRAGYAILQAGGSAMDAVVEAVTLMENNPIYNAGRGSVLNVNGEVEMDAIVMDGKTLASGSVSAVRRVANPVQLARLVMEKTSHLCLTAEGASKFARAMGVPEVPEESLITDYARMRWKENLQPGANPVECQMGKMGTVGAVAVDIEGNTACATSTGGLINKMEGRVGDTACIGCGGYADNMTGAVSPTGHGEAIMKVILARLILFHMEQGKRPQEASDLALTYMKERVNGLGGVVVVDPKGTWAARFSSLQMAWAAAQQDQLHYGLYHGEDFIEPVCTEEHRNT